catcaactcaatcaagtcATGCACTCTTAGGGTCCCATTCTCATCCATTATCAAGGATCTTCGAATGAGATCGTTTACTTCTGTTTCTACTAGAAGCTCACAATTCTTAAGAACACCTTCAACGTATCTTCTACTCCACCCATTGAAGAAGCAAGCGATATGGAGAAAAATCTGCTGCTTCTTATAATCCAATGCATCATAGCTTATTCTGAGCACTTTATTGATGGATTGGTCAGAGCTTTCAGCGAAATCATCCAGTTtacttttccattcattttcttCACTACTTGCGAAGGCACGACCCAACACCTCTAGAGCTAAAGGAACGCATCGAGTATGTTGCAGAGCTCTATCTACAAGATCTCCCTTTATTATTCTGTTTCTACTTCCAGAAGCATGCTTCCTAAATAATTCACGAGCCTCAGGATCGCCTAGACGCTTAACTTTATGGATATCAGCTCCAATTGCGTTGAGCAAATTTTCATCTGTTGTCGTGATGATGATCCTACTTCCCTTACCAAACCAATCGCGCCTGTCAGCTAAACTATTTATTTGGCCCATGTCATCCACACCATCAAGAATAAGGAAAACTCTTTTGCGACAAAGTCTATCTTTTATTAAACGGCTTCCTTCAGCATCACTGTTCAATAATATTTCTTCCTTTCGCATCGTTAACATCTGGGATAGCAGGTTTTTTTGCAAAAGAACCATCTTTTCCGTTTGTGGCAGAGTTCCTCTGATGTCATCTACATAAGCAGACCCTTCGAAGTCTTTAAAAATAGAGTTATAAAAGGCTCTAGCTAAAGTTGTTTTGCCCATACCACCCATCGAGCAAAAACCAATTATGAGAACCTCTTCCTCAGACTCCTTCTTCAACTTTGATATCAGCTTGTCCACTTGGGAAACTAAGCCAACTGGAAACTTAGCAACATGCAAGGGTGTTGGGTTTAGCTGTATCCAGATCTCCCTTACAATGCTTTCCACGAGCTCTGCTTCATTTCTAACAGAAAGGGAGAAGAAGTTGAAACGCTTATTATAGCAATCCTAACAATTGAagtatgttcttttttttctttttctttttctttttaaattcacaacctaattaattttctcaacttttcagTTCTCAGTTTGGAACTTCATCCTGAAACTTCACACGACATGCATGGGCTTCAGCGGCTATCGGGTCTTCAACGTTGATTCGCCTACGTTGATTCCCTCAACATTGCGACTTAGGGATTGGCTTATATTTGCAGGGGTATTTATATACAGAACAAAATAACAGTACTGAGACAATATGATATTTCCTAGATTCGAATTGAGTAGAATAAAGAccttttttgtacttttaatATATTAGTATAATGACAAACTATTCTATTTTTTGAACCAACAAAGTAATAGCTATGTTTACCGAAATCCCTAGTTTTGTTTGAGGAATACTATGAGAAATATCATAGTTTGACTTAAACAGCATAATGACaataatttatctaaaagatGACTTTTAGAAAACCTACTTGAACTGGCCTCCTGTCTGGATGGAGGTCCCCTTCCTGAAATTCTTCTTGACCCTGAAAAATAATACCAGTAGTTAGTAGTTTCCAAATTTTACTTGAGTAGAACAATTaccttttttgtaattttcaagaTATATTAGTAGAATGGCAccctattatatatattttttgaaccAACAAAATAAGAGCTATAATTACAATAAGGGAAATGAGAAGAGAACAGCTCCATCGCCCTAACAATTGCGTCGAGGCACTCTCCACCTTTAGTTTTTCCCTCAAAACAGGTTAACCGGTGCATCCAGTTTTGCAGGGAATGCGAATTTTAAATTTAACGCTCTGTGTTGTtgctaaacattttcacatgatGGGACTTTTAAAGAGGCAAAAATCAAATGCAAAGGAGAACATGGTTAGCCCCCCAAAAAAGGACTGAATCGTGAGAggcacgaaaaaaaaaagacacaagTAATCAGAAGGTGGATATCTTAACTTCCCAAggatctcaaaaaaaaaaaaaactttacttGAAGGGACAAGAAGACTCAACATTAAAATTATCATACATACAAGCTGGTACGAAAACGTTATAACGGAGGCAGAATGATAttgatttcttaaaattttcaatgaaaaaatcGTTTGTtccaatgagagagagaaaaaaatgagtaaCCAAAAATGAAAGAGTCGAGCTTAGTGAATTGAGTTATTTTTGggcctaaaataaaaattagtagtCCAAATCAATGATTTTGAGCGAATTCACCAGTTTGCACATACCAAAAGTTAACATATCTCTAAAGTAAAAGTTCATGTGTCTTTGGATCATTTTAGAAGTGGAGATATTTTTATGTTGTGCTTATTTTATTATATACATTTATTTTGGATTTGGCTGGAAGTACTACaagtgaaaacatttttgtGCCCTTCTAAGAACGATAAAAGATACTTTCCAAATTCAATATTCCACGATGTTTATCATTCCATAATAAAGTATTTTATATACCGTGGATTTgcttttcaataaattttagttatggtttttaatatcttttatttCCACAGCCTAGGCTACCAAATCCACACGCATGGGAATTTGTGGTCATTGTGGCACCATTACCGTTATTGATGATAAATAAAGGTGTCATCATATTAGCAATACTTCTTACAGAAATCCCTAGTTTTGTCAAAGGATTATTACGCCTATGCATAAAATATACTATTTTTACTTAAACAGCATAATGACGctaatttatctaaaagataacttttgaaaaaaacCTGAACTCCCTGCTTTCTAAATGGATGGGGGTCTCTTGGAGGGACTCCGCACCGaccctgaaaaaataaaaagacacaaGTAATTAGAAGGTGGATATCGCAACTTTTCAAAGGATctcaaaaaaaacaaaaaaacacttGAAGGGACAATAAGACTCAACATTAAAATTCTCATACATACAAGTTGGTACGAAATCTTTATAACGGAGGCAAAATGATattgatttcttaaaaattttcaatgaaaaaatcGTTTGCtccaatgagagagagagagagaaaaatgagtaaacaaaaatgaaagagtgGAGCTAAGTGaaccgagttttttttttttggcctaaaATAGAAATTAGTGGTATAAATCAATGATTTCGAGTGAATTCATCAGTTTGCACATATCAAAAGTTAACATATCTCTAAAGTAAAAGTTCATGTGTCTTTGGATCATTTTATAAGTGGAGATATTTAATTTGTGCCATTTGTAAGAACTATTAAAAATACTTCCCAAATTCAATATTCCACGGTGTTTTTCATCCCGTAATAAAGCATTTTATATACCGTGGATCTGCTTTTCAATATCTCTTAGTTATGGTTTTCAATATCTCTGATTTCCACAGCTTGGGCTACCAAATCCACGCGCATGGGAATTTGTGGTCATTGTGGCATCATTACCGTTATTGATGGTAAATAAAGGTGTCGTTATTTTAGCAATACTTCTGACAGAAATCCCTAGTTTTATCAAAGGAGTATTACGCATATGCATAAAATATACTATTTTTACTTAAACAGCATAATGACGctaatttatctaaaagataacttttgttaaaacCTGGACTCCCCGCTTTTTGAATGGATGGGGGTCTCCTGGGGGGACTCCGCAACGGCCCTGAAAAAATAATACCAAGACTTAGTATCAATTCTTATCGAGAGAAATTCTAAATGAAAAGAGCGGGAAATCTACCTACTGTATAAAAATGAGTGAAGAGAATAGATGCATCGAAAGGAGAGCGATTGGAATTATGCCCCTCATCATGCAGAGGTGTTGGAAAGAGTATGCAAAAGGACCAGAAAAAATGCGTGGAGAAAAGCGGTTGGGAAGGACCGAAATTGGGCTGCACAATGCCGGCCCGCCATTATCCAATCCTAGTGAGCGCAGGGCTACGCAGAGGCTGCACTGTGCAGACCTTCACGCGCTGGCTAGAGCTAGGCCTCTATGCCAGCTACTCAGCTCTAATGCGTGCTTGGCCCGGTACGACACTGTGCATCCCATGGCTTAATTGTTGGTGCATGCGTGGCCAGCAGGCCCGGCACCAATATCGTGGGAGCCCATGAAGTGCGCTAGCGGCCTGCCAATTACTATCCAGTTATACCGTTTAATCCCGTTTTCGACCAAGTTTTATGTGGtcaaagttttgaaaattccgggcccaaaaaaaaaaaaaaaaaagatatctaCACTCTCCAGGACATTCATCTGCTTGTTCTTCACATGAGAAAGTATTTTACATGAGGGAAGCATCACCTGACAACAGTAATATGATGTAACCAATCAATCACCTATGTTGTGAACTCTGCTTAGTGCATCATGTGCTATGCTCTCAAAATTAAATATTCTTCTGCAGATGGAGTAAGACGACCCAAAAATTCTCCATGTTTCATCCTTTTAGCTTCAAAAGATTGAAACAGCATAACTCTTTTTCCTAAGTAACAAAACGAATGGAGATGATCTTTGGCAGCAAACACTATATGAATTGAAGGGTACCCAGCAGTCAGCTTACCAGACATTAAATTCGCTCCCATACAAACTTCCAGCGTCTTCAAGAGCTTTCTTCCATTTCTCCACCTCTTCCTTCCATTTCTTCGCATCCTCCGGATCCTTTATGGGCTTTTCATCGTGTTTATCGAAAGCTACTTTGTATTCGTTTCTTGGGTTTCTCACTTCATTCGGATCCACACAGTAAAACACTGGTAGAACAATgaggttttttgttttcttgcactCCATGATCTCGGCTACCTCTTTCAGACACCACGCCGAAGAGGCGAAATCTGGGGTGAAAATGATGACCGCAATGCGTGATTTCTCAATCGCCTCGATGAGCGCCTGCGATACCGGCTCTCCTTGCTTGAGTTTCTCGTCGTCCTTGAATGTGTATATTCCTCTCCTGTCTAGATCTCTATAGATATGGCTGATGATCGCATGACGAGACTCTGGGCCTCTGAAACTCAAAAAGACCTCATAAATCCAATCGGGTTGTGAAGGAGAGGCCATTGGAAGCACTAAAACTAGGAGGTAAAAGAATGAGTAATTCTCGACTGTGTTTGAGGTGGTCTGTTCACCATTTGATCTTGTTGATGGATTCTAAATCGGTTACTGGCTCCCGATCTCTGCAGTAAGAAGATACgaaatcactttttctttttttttttgaacaagaaCAAAGATTTAATTCCGGGACAACTAAGGGGGAGGGCTAGTAGGGGAGGCACCCCCttcccaaaaattattataatgtGCCATCTAgacattgaattaattttcttttagtaGCTAATTAGTGTCTAGAAGTTCTTTATGTGTCAGATCAGTTTTTATGTACCTTGACTAGTCCACCtcaattaataattttagaGGCGCGttcttctaaatatttttaaagacaTAACTTAAAGACGTACTCTTAAGTTTAAGTGATTACTCCCTAAATCTGTCCAAGGCATAAAAGAtggatataaattttatgttacTTATAATTCACCCCTCGTGgacttgaaaaagaaacagagatcTGGTAACTCGTTACATATTAACGTCGTATTGGGAATAATCAAACCAACGCAAAAGCAGATTACCAATATAGCACAGTAGCACTCTACCTTTGAAAGGAGAGCTCAAATTCTATTTACTCTGACTTGGAAAAGTATCCGTGTAATATtttttccatgtctacgacaaTCTTATTCGGTATAAAGAAAAGtaaatcaaaaatcctaaattttatgtataaaataaaataaaatttcaaaccttCCAATGgttcaattaagttctaaatatttattgaaagatgtaataaaatcttaaaaattttgtgaaaattacaATGTAACAATGTCGCACTAATATGTGAGCAGTTATAAGAATTGCTATTAAAtggacttaattatactttttgaaatgtttaagataCAATTACATTTTGCAATAAAGGCATGTGACTTGATTAAAGCAAGTGaaaatttaagactcaattatatatcctttttgtattttcgttcatttttttagGCAATTCAATCTTTCTAGTTTGGACTTAAAAGATCACTTGAGGTTGCTTCTTTTCACAAAAAAGAGGGTTACAATCGGTATTATAAAAGGATTGGTAGTGGTTACAGTTGTCAGTCAATAAACGCACAATATTGTTTTAATCAAGATTAAAATCACGAAAAGTTTTAGATtggtacacttataacaaatttattcataataattttttaatataaaaaattttaaattgatagacccatgacaaatttactttaaactaaATTCATgataacaaaaaattcaaaccgatgtatttgtaacaaatttactttttattaacTTCCATCATATTTTATCGCTCATTTTGCTAACGTGGGTGACACATGTTGACGTGGCATAGTGATATGGCAAGTTCATATGACGTGGGTGACACATATTGACGTGGCATAGTGATATGGCAAGTTCATATGGaaatcaattccaaaatttgtcaCGTGTGTACCATCAGATTTGTCATAGGTATgttaatttaaagtttttcgtAGTATTTATACTTTATACCACATTACCATGTGTTATCCACTTTAGCagatttaatggtaaaattgatAGAATctaatagagagtaaatttattataagtatatcattttagggttttggtggtcaaaaatttaatttaaggtaaatttatcaagcgtacccaatttagaatttttgtggttaaaaattagtttcgaataaatttatcataaatataaaatttgaggtaaaataaatttatcataagtataaatttttcgtaatatgaatcatttaattaatgataCATTAAGGAGTCCAAGCTGTTCAGATCGATCAGCAATTTATACCCGGCAATATAAAAGCGTTTTTCGCCACCCGATGACGCTCTTCTTTTTGGTTAAAATCAAAGTAGAATTTCATTTGGTTTTGATTGCATTTCACCCTCTCTCAAGTAGATCCATAAATCTTGCCCAAAAGTAACGAAGTTAATTCCATGAAAGATGTTGGCGACTGGGTGGTGGACCAGGAAGGTGATGCATTTGTCCATATTCACCCTTTTGTGCAAGGAAGTTGGCTGATGGTGTTCGGCTTCAAAGCAATTAAGCAAAAGGTCATCTATGTAAATCCACTTGCCCATCTGCAAAGGTCATATTTGGTGGGGCCAGGATGTGCTTCCTCCATCTTAGTCAAAATCAGtacaaattttatatatattttccaataTACAAATCCCTGGGAAAGGAATAAAGTGGAGACAAGACGGCTCGTCTCGGCTCTGAAAAGTTAATGTAGGTTGCATGTCCTGATGCATCTAACGTCATGCCCATaggattctttttcttattttctttcttgggaCCATATAGTAAGATTCGAAGAGCCAGTGCGCTTGATCCGTTCCTATTTATTTACTAGCATGGCCAAGACATAAATATATCCATAAAAAGGCAAACATTATTAGCGTGTGCCTCAGCACTACTTCTTCGACtctaattaaagaaattttatattatatttcttCTCATATTATATTTAATCAATATTTTTGTAGCTCGACCAAAGAaatcatgaattcaagagaaagtttcatttgaaaatttttaatcagaaaaaagaacgaaaatggTTGAGAATAAATTCAAGTCAAACTTGGAGTCCagaaaaatttatcatataataTAATGGTGATCCGATATTTTACATTACTATTGTATCAATTATTTAGTAAATAGATGATTATCATTCATCTTTGAGCTCATGTCATATTGTCTTGTAGTTAGAAAGTTAATCTAGTCAATTCTTCGATACATATAAAGTTAAGCTAAAACTATATTCGGTCCCTATAGTTGTGATGGCTAAATATACCAGCCTCTAAAATGAATTATACTTTTTCATCCCATGCTAATAAGAAGGGTAAATTTTAGGGCTTTGTTACATGGTTTTAGTGCCAcgacttttttttaatgaaaactcaattacttttgtcttattttcattgaaaatcatatgaaaatatcaaattaagGCTAATTATTAATCGGTGATTTCTACATTTAGAAATTTGCCTGATTAGATTGACATTTCCATTTAGAATAATTTTACATCGTATGCAACAATTGCATCTTCATTTTCAAGTCAAATCCGTATACACATATTCAGGACTATTCTTTGGAAAAACAATGATACTTTTAAATCTTCTGACTACCGCTTTAACTCACCATTTAACAAGCAAAATATTTCGAAAATTTAATCGGAATGCTTTCAATTCTAACTGTCTTAATAAGTTTGCATCACGTTGATTGTAAGGGGTTGTTGGTATAGTGGGAAGGCTACTAATATCGAGTGTCAAACCCAACTCTAAAATATTAAGGGCGTGTTTAGTAACACttatgttcctaggaacaatttataatcagaaattattcttttttattatatttttagaaataatttctaagcattttaaagcGTTTGGCAACTATCCAAAACTTTTATTCCCGAAATAGAATTACGTTTAATACCATTctgaaaatttctaattcaaatcattttttataattttttaattattttattttatttttcttttcttttctattctttctcttcttcttcttcaagatgtTGCCGGCCTTGGGATGATCGCCGACCGGCCAAACGAGGGTTAGCAACCTCGCCGGAGTGTCATCGGCCCTTAGTGAGGCCATGCCTCGTCAGCCGAACCTTGattgggcgaggtcgagcctcactcagctaggcgaggctcgccggtggccggagGAGGCTCGAGCAAGGCTCGCCGACCACCCGCGGCGGTGGGCGGCTGACACGGCGGCAATGGTAGGGTAGCAGGTAGTTGAAGAAGaatagagaggaagaagaacaagaaaaataagagaaaagagaaaaaaatgtaggttggtttgattctagaattattcttagaaataaataatcaattattttttctacttttcaattttattccaaatctactttcagtaacaaaaaaaaaataaaatttgttattggaaacataaattttaccaaatgaatttatgttccaaatttactcgagaataaaataatataaattttcactttgtttgGCCGATTACTAAACAAAGCCTAAGTGCCTTTAGAAAAAGTTCCTTCAATTATTGCTAATAAAACAACCAATAACAATCATAAACACTTGCACACATATATAAATGTGGTAATCCACgtcatttaaattttaattaaaatggaAATGTAGTCTACCTTCCCCATCTTTTTAGAAAACAGGGCTGGACCGTACCGTGCTTGTGCTGGGAAGTGCCATGACTTGtatttttggtaatatttattataaaatcACGATACCTTACAAAATTGGATTAAGTGAATGTGAGTTTAATATGATATTTTAATGTTCATATTACTCTAGCATTTGAGTAAAGTAAACACGATATTAACTGAAAAGTAattgtataatttatcattatCCTTTTCTAGTTGATGATGCTAAGAagcatataatttattttttatttttaaagaaggTAGACTTTTATCTagtgttttcattttcaacagGTTGATAATTCTTGTTTATACCACATCCTATGATATTTTAATTCATTTCTCTAAGCACTCCTATCTTTCTAATTTGAACCAGGAAGCAGTTTGCAAATGTAGGAAGATCGCCGAAAGTAATCTATTTTGCAAAAAGAGATCATCGGCATTATGAAAAGTTAGGAAATACCCTTGTCTTAGAAACACCCTCGGTGCGTACGTTTCTATATATGTATATCCCTTATGTTATTAGAGCCAGTAGGTCCCTATATCACAAAATAGACATATTAAATTGGATCATAAATTCATCTCTTAATTCATATATAATGAGCCGAGTTATTACATGAGTTAGTTATATTCAATAAACATATCATAAATTTAAACACAATATGAATATTAAACGTGTTATAAATGGGTTTACAACTTTTTTAGACTATACCCATCTCtatgacttttcctttattCTCTCTCATTGTATTCATTTATTCCGCACTCTTACTTCAATatggtataatttttttttttttggatcgaGTATAGAAGTGTTATAATAATATGAATCGAATTAAATATGAGCCATATTGAGCATGGATAGTTGGATTTGTGTTATATGTAAACGAGCCAAAACGTGTTAAATAGTTCTATTTGGATTTGAATCATTTTTCAACCCGACCCAATTCACTTGAGGGagtattattttgttttttggagtaagaatttataattctagCTTCACAATTATTTGAATTTCGAGGGGCCCACATGCCCAGCATGTATTTACAGCTGTCACTCCATAAACACCAGCGTCGGAATGCTATTTAATCAAAAGGTACGTGAATCAGATCGACAGGCGATTTCATCCGGCAACATAAAAAGCGATTTTGGCAATCTAAGGGCGCTCTGTTTTTCATCTTTAGCCTTTGGGTAAAATCAAAGTtgaatttcatttcattttattacatTTCATTTGCACTTCACCTACTGTCACGTAAATCCAGAAAGGACGCtgaatttcatttcatttgattACATTTCATTTGCACTTCACCTACTGTCACGTAAATCCAGAAAGGACGCtgaatttcatttcatttgattACATTTCATTTGCACTTCACCTACTGTCACGTAAATCCAGAAAGGACGCGAGTTGGTGAACCAGCCACGTGATGAATTGTCCATCTTCGCCGCTAAGCAAGGATGTCGGTAGATGATTTTGTGCttaaaagcaaaaggtgatcAGTGTAAATTCACTTGCCCATCTGCAAAAGTCATTTGTGGTGGGCCAAGGTAtagataaatttatgaaaaagcGCCTCAAGGATATTTATTCAACACTTATTAAAGAAACTTTATAAATTTCGCCCAACATGAGTTTTAGTGGGTCCGTTATGAACCATTTTCAACCCATTTAATAAGCACGCTTTGGTCCTTGGCcaatctcttctttctcttcgaTTTCGTGACTCGTGACCTTCTCCCTTTGGTTGCTCTACTTCTGCCATCATTAGGTTTTCCTCAATCTCTAGCTCGCGACAATTGCACTTTTGAGGACACCCAAATTTTCACTACCATCTTCACGCCCGTGTCATAACTTGACCCCCGAACTCCCTCAGTAAACTCAATGAGTCGGCTCATGGAGCAGCTCATTTTTCAAAGGGAACAATTTATGGAGAAAAGTTAATAAGAATGGATTTTGGCTTGGGCAAAGTTTGGTGAGATGCAATTTGAGTATAAATCATTAAGAGCGTGGTTGATAACGCTTCTGTTCCTGAGAATAATCtctgataaaaaataattcatttttattcttcctatgaataatttctaaacattttaagtcGTTTTGTAttctgtccaaaatttcaattccttaaatagaattgtgtttgataccgTCCTTAAAATTTATAgttccaattatttttttaatttttaaaataattttattattttattattttattccctttctttctcccatttttcttcttcaaggcGGCCGTTGCCGGCCTTGGGATGACCAACGATCGGCTAGACAAAGGCCTGGgacctcaccggagcatcaCCTACCGAGCCTTGCTCAACTATGATTGGGCCGAGCCTCGTTGGTGGCTGGGAGAggttccggcgaggctcgcttggccaccaaTGAGGCCAAGCAGGCCTCGCAGGTGGCTAgagcaaggccgagcctcgtcggtggctgggcaagcctccAATGAGCTCGCTGGACCTCGCCGGACCGATCACCAACGATCGGCGGATGGCGGTGGACAACAATGGCAGAGGCAACAATagttaaagaagaagaaagaggaaagaagaacaagaaaaaagaaaataaaagagagaaaatagatgcttgattttagaattgtttacggaaacaatttttttttttacttcgattttgtttcaaatctacttccggaataaaaaataaaaaattgttcttgagaacaaaatttttaccaaacgcatttatgttcaaaatctactcccggaaacaaaagaatataaatttttcacTATTTTGCAAGTTAACAAACAGGTCCTAAGTTTGCAtcgaatataaatatatatatatatttggatcGGACATTATCCGACTTGATCCGACCCATCTGTTATGAAAAGATTGGTAATTAGTCCAACTAGTTGGGATTGATGGGCAATTTTGCCCGGCAATAGACAAAGAATTTAATTgcactctatttttttttttgcttttggtaAAGTCAATGTAGAGTTTCATTGGGTTTTGAGTACATTTCATTTGCATTTCACCTCACCCTCACCTTCATCCAGAACAAAGCTTGACAAGCGGGTGGACAAACCAACTAGGTGATGCATTCGTCCGTATTCACCCTTAGTGCAAGGAAGTTGGTAGAtgacgcgtttggtaatatttctatttaaaatttattccaaaggggaacgtaaatagaaaaaattgtttatgttaggggaacagtttttgaataaaaaaatgagtttggtaaacttgttctgagaataaaaatgaacggaaacacgtttgataaattttggtttttttttgtttcttttaattttttaatatttttaatttttattttatttttttcttcttttggtcggtcgACCTTGGCCATGGCGGCGACCGATGAGGGCCgacggccttgccttggccgggTGAGCTCGGGCGCCAGATCCgcgagcccaagctcgcccGGCTGGCCCCATgtcggcaaggcttggccttgctAGGGCCGgaacgctcggcctcgccgaggccgacgacgctccggcgaggtcgccgccTTGACGCGTcaccggccatggtcgaggccgacgaccagtaaaaaaaaaaagaaaagaagaaaaaaagagaggagagaaaaatttattcttaaaaattgttccaaaataagaaacacattttttttatattgtttttgtTGCAAAtatgttcccgagaataaaaaaagatttggaataaaaacgcaaacaaatatgttttattctttttgttttctttaacaaaaaaataaattttgttcataaataaaaa
This region of Eucalyptus grandis isolate ANBG69807.140 chromosome 8, ASM1654582v1, whole genome shotgun sequence genomic DNA includes:
- the LOC104417361 gene encoding disease resistance protein RPV1-like isoform X1; this encodes MASPSQPDWIYEVFLSFRGPESRHAIISHIYRDLDRRGIYTFKDDEKLKQGEPVSQALIEAIEKSRIAVIIFTPDFASSAWCLKEVAEIMECKKTKNLIVLPVFYCVDPNEVRNPRNEYKVAFDKHDEKPIKDPEDAKKWKEEVEKWKKALEDAGSLYGSEFNVWAVAESPQETPIHSKSGESRVGAESLQETPIHLESREFRVKKNFRKGTSIQTGGQFKNEAELVESIVREIWIQLNPTPLHVAKFPVGLVSQVDKLISKLKKESEEEVLIIGFCSMGGMGKTTLARAFYNSIFKDFEGSAYVDDIRGTLPQTEKMVLLQKNLLSQMLTMRKEEILLNSDAEGSRLIKDRLCRKRVFLILDGVDDMGQINSLADRRDWFGKGSRIIITTTDENLLNAIGADIHKVKRLGDPEARELFRKHASGSRNRIIKGDLVDRALQHTRCVPLALEVLGRAFASSEENEWKSKLDDFAESSDQSINKVLRISYDALDYKKQQIFLHIACFFNGWSRRYVEGVLKNCELLVETEVNDLIRRSLIMDENGTLRVHDLIELMGKNIVVGECHGDVAKRSRLWRLMDIRNVLSRDVGTYAVEAIVLAPLEPEKIEICSDAFQKLENLRFLIMINVQTDFRDPIYLPRELRWFEWPECPASCLKLTYPDNLAVLAVRRRLFKEPREP
- the LOC104417361 gene encoding TMV resistance protein N-like isoform X2, whose protein sequence is MASPSQPDWIYEVFLSFRGPESRHAIISHIYRDLDRRGIYTFKDDEKLKQGEPVSQALIEAIEKSRIAVIIFTPDFASSAWCLKEVAEIMECKKTKNLIVLPVFYCVDPNEVRNPRNEYKVAFDKHDEKPIKDPEDAKKWKEEVEKWKKALEDAGSLYGSEFNVWAVAESPQETPIHSKSGESRVKKNFRKGTSIQTGGQFKNEAELVESIVREIWIQLNPTPLHVAKFPVGLVSQVDKLISKLKKESEEEVLIIGFCSMGGMGKTTLARAFYNSIFKDFEGSAYVDDIRGTLPQTEKMVLLQKNLLSQMLTMRKEEILLNSDAEGSRLIKDRLCRKRVFLILDGVDDMGQINSLADRRDWFGKGSRIIITTTDENLLNAIGADIHKVKRLGDPEARELFRKHASGSRNRIIKGDLVDRALQHTRCVPLALEVLGRAFASSEENEWKSKLDDFAESSDQSINKVLRISYDALDYKKQQIFLHIACFFNGWSRRYVEGVLKNCELLVETEVNDLIRRSLIMDENGTLRVHDLIELMGKNIVVGECHGDVAKRSRLWRLMDIRNVLSRDVGTYAVEAIVLAPLEPEKIEICSDAFQKLENLRFLIMINVQTDFRDPIYLPRELRWFEWPECPASCLKLTYPDNLAVLAVRRRLFKEPREP